Proteins from a genomic interval of Pseudomonas versuta:
- a CDS encoding GNAT family N-acetyltransferase: MSDVVVVQANYTNPVHAQALRDVLNHYAKDPMGGGEALSAQVLEQLPDELAKRPHAFSVLAFVNGEAAGLVNCFEGFSTFAGKPLVNVHDVSVVDAFRGLGLSQKMLLKVEEIARERDCCKITLEVLEGNPVAQGSYRKFGFSEGQLDPAYGRMLFWNKYL; encoded by the coding sequence ATGTCGGATGTCGTGGTAGTGCAAGCAAACTATACAAACCCGGTACACGCCCAGGCCTTGAGAGACGTATTGAATCACTACGCCAAGGACCCTATGGGCGGCGGTGAGGCGTTGTCGGCGCAGGTACTGGAGCAGTTACCGGACGAGCTGGCCAAACGTCCCCATGCGTTCAGCGTACTGGCCTTTGTAAATGGCGAGGCGGCAGGGCTGGTCAATTGTTTTGAAGGCTTCTCGACCTTTGCCGGCAAGCCATTGGTCAACGTGCACGACGTTTCAGTGGTCGATGCATTTCGTGGTCTGGGCCTGAGTCAGAAGATGCTGCTCAAGGTAGAAGAAATTGCCCGTGAGCGTGACTGCTGCAAGATCACCCTTGAAGTGCTTGAGGGAAACCCGGTAGCTCAAGGTTCATACAGGAAATTCGGTTTCAGTGAGGGGCAGCTCGACCCTGCATATGGTCGCATGTTGTTCTGGAATAAATATTTGTAA
- a CDS encoding phosphoethanolamine transferase CptA — MGMFKRSNTSAKGFDWAGLGWLFLFFWYFSGITQLLIQLTGTSGFSGFRQAFIMSAIWLAPMLMFPKHTRAMAAVIGVVLWACSMASLGYFFIYQQEFSQSVIFIMFESNVSEAGEYMTQYFAWWMVLAFLAHTAFAVFLWTRLRPVYMPRAQAWTVAIALLVAIVGYPIIKQSIKHDTMAAAMESFESRIEPAVPWQMVVAYRRYLEQLDNMQGMLASASKIPPLTNLKDNEAGKPTTLVLVIGESTNRQRMSLYGYPRETTPNLDKLRDQLAIFDNVVTPRPYTIEALQQVLTFADEENPDLYLSTPSLVSVMKQAGYKTFWVTNQQTMTKRNTMLTTFSEQADQQVYLNNNRNQNARQYDGDVIEPFNKILADSAPRKLIVIHLLGTHMSYQYRYPPTFDKFTDRTGVPAGLTDDQVPTYNSYDNAVLYNDFVVSSLIKDFAKTDPNGFLLYLSDHGEDVFDSVGHSTLGRNEAKPTAPMYTIPFMAWASPKWRESHTWNFASDLGRPYSSSQFIHTWADLAGLSADELDDKKSLVSDQFVARPQLIGDPYSRPQKALIDFSLIKPKPPAAGNVATQ; from the coding sequence ATGGGGATGTTCAAACGCAGTAACACATCTGCGAAAGGTTTCGACTGGGCCGGACTCGGCTGGCTATTTCTGTTCTTCTGGTACTTTTCCGGCATTACCCAACTGCTGATCCAACTGACGGGCACCTCCGGATTTTCGGGCTTTCGCCAGGCGTTCATAATGAGCGCCATCTGGCTGGCACCCATGCTGATGTTCCCAAAGCATACCCGCGCAATGGCGGCCGTCATCGGCGTGGTGCTGTGGGCGTGTTCCATGGCCAGCCTCGGTTACTTCTTCATCTATCAGCAAGAATTCTCGCAAAGCGTCATCTTCATCATGTTCGAGTCGAACGTGTCTGAAGCCGGCGAATACATGACCCAGTACTTCGCCTGGTGGATGGTGCTGGCGTTCCTTGCGCACACCGCTTTCGCCGTATTCCTCTGGACCCGTTTGCGCCCGGTGTACATGCCCCGTGCCCAAGCCTGGACAGTAGCCATTGCCTTGCTGGTGGCGATTGTCGGCTACCCGATCATCAAACAATCGATCAAGCACGACACCATGGCCGCTGCCATGGAAAGCTTTGAAAGCCGCATAGAGCCTGCAGTGCCATGGCAGATGGTGGTCGCGTATCGCCGTTACCTGGAGCAACTGGACAACATGCAGGGCATGCTCGCCAGTGCCAGCAAAATCCCGCCATTGACCAACCTCAAGGACAATGAAGCCGGCAAGCCCACCACCCTGGTACTGGTCATTGGCGAATCAACCAACCGCCAGCGCATGAGCCTCTATGGCTACCCGCGCGAGACAACCCCCAATCTTGATAAATTGCGCGATCAGCTGGCGATTTTCGACAACGTCGTAACACCGCGCCCTTACACCATCGAAGCACTGCAACAAGTCCTGACGTTTGCTGATGAAGAAAACCCGGACCTGTACCTCAGCACCCCGTCGCTGGTCAGCGTGATGAAACAGGCCGGTTACAAAACCTTCTGGGTGACCAACCAGCAGACCATGACCAAGCGCAACACCATGCTCACCACGTTCTCCGAGCAGGCAGACCAACAGGTCTACCTCAACAACAACCGTAACCAGAATGCGCGCCAGTATGACGGCGACGTGATTGAGCCCTTCAACAAGATCCTGGCCGACAGCGCGCCACGCAAACTGATCGTGATTCATCTGCTCGGCACGCACATGAGCTACCAGTACCGTTACCCGCCGACCTTCGACAAATTCACCGATCGCACCGGTGTCCCCGCCGGCCTGACCGATGACCAGGTACCGACTTACAACAGCTACGACAATGCCGTTTTGTATAACGACTTTGTGGTGTCGAGCCTGATCAAGGACTTCGCCAAAACCGATCCCAACGGTTTCCTGCTGTACCTGTCCGATCACGGTGAAGACGTTTTCGATTCGGTTGGCCACAGCACCCTGGGCCGTAACGAAGCCAAGCCGACCGCTCCGATGTACACCATCCCGTTCATGGCCTGGGCCTCGCCAAAATGGCGTGAAAGCCATACCTGGAATTTCGCCAGCGACCTTGGCCGCCCGTATAGCAGCTCACAGTTCATCCACACCTGGGCAGATCTGGCCGGTTTGAGCGCTGACGAACTGGACGATAAAAAGAGCCTGGTAAGCGATCAGTTTGTCGCGCGTCCGCAATTGATCGGCGACCCGTACTCGCGCCCGCAAAAAGCCTTGATCGACTTCAGCCTGATCAAACCCAAGCCCCCTGCAGCGGGTAATGTGGCCACGCAGTAA
- a CDS encoding response regulator transcription factor, with the protein MPTKSLRILIADTEPAQALTLERSLNAAGYYRIAPLYHQQALVSLYDAQAHEFDLLLISQEMAGGAAVDVEAYRKANAQFRHILIYPDADTLAPKIDALMQGIDPSSHI; encoded by the coding sequence ATGCCCACCAAGTCATTACGAATTTTGATTGCCGACACCGAACCGGCCCAGGCTTTAACCTTAGAAAGGTCGCTCAATGCTGCGGGCTACTACCGCATTGCTCCCTTGTATCACCAGCAGGCGTTAGTGAGCCTGTATGACGCTCAAGCCCATGAGTTTGATTTGTTACTGATCAGCCAGGAGATGGCGGGCGGAGCGGCTGTGGATGTCGAGGCGTATCGCAAGGCCAATGCACAGTTTCGCCACATTCTGATTTATCCGGACGCCGACACCCTGGCGCCGAAAATCGACGCGCTGATGCAAGGCATCGATCCCTCAAGCCATATCTGA
- a CDS encoding TonB-dependent siderophore receptor, whose translation MFAPTTRSMTLTLGLLSSTISPCLMADSEIKDETRSTSMELGSTSITAQGLGATTENTGSYTTGTTSTATKLNLSIRETPQSISVVTRQEMDDFNLNTLTEAMRHTTGVVVQHNDSDRVSYSSRGYTINNFQIDGMLNTFSFMKSDADTIIYDRIEVIRGATGLTTGAGDPSGTINMIRKRPTRELQAKAGVTGGSYDDYYSYVDVGGPLAFDGRLRGRTVLAYRDSKSFRDNYALKREVAYGILEADLTDDTTVAVGYDYQDKQVQGSSWGTTPYWTGTGDKAGFGRSTNLATSWSSWPMKDKTAFATLEQRLFNDWRLKAAYTHRTSDAEGKVYYAGGGFPNADGTGMSAFSSHFIGEEKMTAIDVNISGTYPLFGREHDLMLGYGEAKNDNTSPLMVELNPDNYRQIPDWRDMSTIARYQDFNTGIQGTRDIIKQKSGYLATRFNLTDQWHAVLGTRYGSWQSSSASTEFDEASKGLVHAKKVQTHNDMLTPYAGVLYDFTEELTAYVSYTDIFKPGTNKDIGDSYLEPVVGSNYELGLKGSFFQERLNLSSAVFWSKQDNVPEIDDSAPRGPNGEQYYKSGGKGNKVNGFEIELAGEVMRDWNMMAGYTYTHSRNAAGKRMNTAAPLNLVKVSTTYRLPAEWKAMTVGAAVNWQSDIYRAANRPTAEKDAKGYPVTFKEDITQKSYTLVDLMARYEFDKHVSATLNVKNLLDQKYYENVGFYNGVFWGDPRTVSLGLEWTL comes from the coding sequence ATGTTCGCGCCCACCACCCGTTCGATGACGTTAACCCTCGGCCTGCTAAGCAGCACCATCAGCCCCTGCCTCATGGCTGATAGCGAGATCAAGGACGAAACACGTTCCACCTCAATGGAACTCGGCAGCACCAGCATCACAGCCCAGGGACTGGGTGCAACGACTGAGAACACCGGTTCCTACACCACGGGCACGACCAGTACCGCCACCAAACTCAACCTGAGCATCCGCGAAACGCCGCAGTCGATTTCGGTGGTCACCCGCCAGGAGATGGACGACTTCAACCTCAACACCCTGACCGAAGCCATGCGTCATACCACCGGTGTCGTGGTGCAACACAACGATTCGGACCGGGTCAGCTATTCGTCTCGTGGCTATACCATCAACAACTTCCAGATTGACGGCATGCTCAACACCTTCAGTTTCATGAAGTCTGATGCCGACACCATCATCTATGACCGCATTGAAGTCATCCGGGGCGCAACAGGCCTGACCACAGGCGCTGGCGACCCGTCCGGCACCATCAACATGATCCGCAAGCGGCCAACCCGCGAGCTCCAGGCCAAAGCCGGCGTCACCGGGGGCAGCTATGACGACTATTACAGCTACGTTGATGTCGGCGGCCCGCTGGCGTTTGACGGGCGTTTGCGCGGGCGTACCGTGCTGGCTTACCGCGACAGCAAATCGTTCCGCGACAACTACGCACTCAAGCGAGAAGTGGCCTACGGCATTCTGGAAGCCGACCTGACAGACGACACCACAGTTGCAGTCGGATATGACTACCAGGACAAGCAAGTGCAGGGTTCATCCTGGGGAACAACACCGTACTGGACCGGCACCGGCGACAAAGCCGGATTTGGGCGCTCAACCAACCTGGCCACGTCATGGAGCTCATGGCCCATGAAGGACAAGACTGCATTCGCCACCCTGGAGCAACGACTGTTCAATGACTGGCGTCTGAAAGCGGCCTACACCCATCGCACCAGTGATGCCGAAGGCAAGGTGTACTACGCCGGCGGTGGTTTCCCCAATGCCGATGGCACCGGCATGTCGGCTTTTAGCAGCCATTTCATCGGAGAGGAAAAAATGACCGCCATCGATGTGAATATCTCGGGCACCTACCCGTTATTCGGGCGCGAGCATGATCTGATGCTGGGTTATGGCGAAGCCAAAAACGACAACACCTCGCCCTTGATGGTTGAACTCAACCCAGATAACTACCGCCAGATTCCGGACTGGCGGGACATGAGCACCATTGCCAGGTATCAGGACTTTAATACCGGCATTCAGGGCACCCGGGACATCATCAAACAGAAGTCAGGCTACCTGGCCACGCGCTTTAACCTGACCGATCAATGGCATGCCGTGCTCGGCACGCGGTATGGCAGCTGGCAAAGCTCCAGCGCCAGCACTGAGTTCGATGAAGCGTCCAAAGGGCTGGTGCATGCAAAAAAAGTTCAGACCCACAACGACATGCTCACCCCTTACGCGGGGGTGCTCTATGACTTCACCGAAGAGCTGACGGCCTATGTCAGCTACACCGACATTTTCAAGCCGGGTACCAACAAGGATATTGGCGACTCCTACCTGGAACCCGTTGTGGGCAGCAACTATGAGCTGGGGCTCAAGGGCAGCTTCTTTCAGGAGCGGCTCAATCTGTCGTCGGCCGTGTTCTGGAGCAAACAGGATAACGTGCCGGAAATCGACGACTCGGCACCCCGCGGGCCCAACGGCGAGCAATATTACAAATCCGGGGGCAAGGGCAATAAGGTCAACGGTTTCGAAATCGAGCTGGCCGGTGAAGTGATGCGTGACTGGAACATGATGGCCGGGTACACCTACACCCACTCACGTAACGCTGCGGGCAAGCGGATGAACACCGCGGCACCCTTGAACCTGGTAAAGGTGTCGACCACCTACCGCCTGCCTGCCGAATGGAAGGCCATGACCGTGGGGGCTGCCGTCAACTGGCAAAGCGATATCTACCGCGCGGCCAATCGTCCGACCGCAGAGAAAGACGCCAAGGGCTATCCGGTTACGTTCAAGGAAGACATCACCCAAAAGTCCTACACCCTCGTCGATCTGATGGCCCGCTACGAGTTCGACAAACACGTCTCGGCCACTTTGAACGTGAAGAACCTGCTGGATCAGAAGTACTACGAAAACGTCGGCTTCTATAACGGCGTGTTCTGGGGTGATCCACGGACCGTTAGCCTGGGCCTGGAGTGGACGCTCTAA